One Roseburia rectibacter DNA window includes the following coding sequences:
- a CDS encoding sensor domain-containing diguanylate cyclase — MKLKHSILGLLLLFTLIPLGIFGIFSIYETNLKIDELTEQNVQAISENQVMNIKNFTQDRNNEMDIIANYQLTQDAILYSLRENESSLARNYVDNLLKERKKYSIFVASISVVNRNFHVVSSSEEYKPGTVSAMKDVDPKYQTGEFIIGDVYERITDDGRKNVVPAYTGVYYNNELIGYVMEELDTAYFNELRLNMDTLADGTFYILDGNGAIITAGDTKNKNSLKTFVTKSSDRNDFQEKWDAIDHEKNPSGYVRYCYHRQDYITYYSDVANTGWGIRVSENLSAQKQTGKTYGILIGLGLSALIIGVCCTQYFMTKKIFAPITQMLQVFAQIRESEDYSLRVHIQEKHEAGELAAGINELLDYVEQTDKKKKARQKELLQMAQNDPLTGIKNKKAIEKEMLSMVQKAIENQEQITFGFVDIDDFRDYNTHYGHQEGDAIIKFVAQTLKENIHGAVGRIGGDEFAFCYAGELEPERIRHNADKILEILRTQHVNEQTGEVLPVPCSIGIVMSQGDTLDYTQLIRKADLAMYQAKENGKNTFVLNVD, encoded by the coding sequence GTGCAGGCGATCAGCGAAAATCAGGTGATGAATATCAAAAACTTTACGCAGGACCGCAATAACGAGATGGACATTATCGCAAACTATCAGCTGACGCAGGACGCGATCCTTTACAGTCTAAGGGAAAATGAAAGCTCTTTGGCGCGAAACTATGTAGACAATCTGCTGAAGGAACGCAAAAAATACAGTATCTTTGTAGCGAGCATCTCTGTGGTAAACCGGAATTTTCATGTGGTCAGTTCAAGTGAAGAGTACAAACCGGGCACTGTCAGTGCAATGAAAGATGTCGATCCTAAATATCAGACCGGCGAATTTATTATCGGTGACGTGTATGAGCGTATAACAGATGACGGCAGAAAAAATGTCGTGCCCGCCTATACCGGCGTCTATTATAATAATGAACTGATCGGCTATGTGATGGAGGAGCTGGATACGGCGTATTTTAATGAACTGCGGCTGAATATGGACACGCTTGCAGATGGAACTTTTTACATTCTCGACGGCAATGGGGCGATCATCACAGCAGGGGACACAAAAAACAAGAACAGTCTCAAGACCTTTGTCACAAAAAGTTCCGACCGAAATGACTTTCAGGAAAAATGGGATGCGATCGACCATGAGAAAAATCCTTCTGGTTATGTACGATACTGCTATCACAGACAGGATTATATTACATATTATTCCGATGTGGCAAATACCGGCTGGGGCATCCGTGTGTCTGAAAACCTGAGTGCACAAAAGCAGACCGGAAAAACCTACGGCATACTGATCGGACTCGGTCTTTCCGCACTCATAATCGGCGTGTGCTGTACACAGTATTTCATGACAAAAAAGATTTTCGCACCGATCACCCAGATGCTGCAGGTATTTGCACAGATCAGGGAAAGTGAGGATTATTCACTGCGCGTCCACATTCAGGAAAAACATGAAGCCGGTGAACTGGCTGCGGGTATCAACGAACTGTTAGATTATGTAGAGCAGACAGACAAAAAGAAAAAAGCACGTCAGAAAGAGCTGTTACAGATGGCACAGAACGATCCGCTGACCGGTATCAAAAATAAAAAGGCGATTGAAAAAGAAATGCTTTCTATGGTTCAAAAAGCGATTGAAAACCAGGAACAGATCACATTCGGATTTGTCGATATCGATGATTTCAGGGATTATAATACACATTATGGACACCAGGAGGGAGATGCAATCATCAAGTTTGTAGCGCAGACACTTAAAGAAAACATACACGGTGCAGTCGGCAGGATCGGAGGGGACGAGTTTGCATTTTGCTATGCCGGTGAGTTAGAACCGGAACGCATCCGGCATAATGCCGACAAAATTCTTGAGATTCTGCGCACGCAGCATGTCAACGAACAGACCGGCGAGGTGCTGCCGGTGCCGTGCAGTATCGGCATTGTCATGTCCCAGGGCGATACGCTTGACTATACACAGCTAATCCGCAAGGCAGATCTGGCAATGTATCAGGCAAAAGAGAACGGCAAGAATACATTTGTCCTGAACGTGGACTGA
- a CDS encoding ABC-F family ATP-binding cassette domain-containing protein: protein MNLINIENLTKVYTERKLFDGASFSLQDGEKVGIIGVNGTGKTTLLRMIMGEEETDEGTVTTANHVVMRYLPQHPEFDPEKSSLECVLEGNVTDENRWSVESDAKAMMTRLGIKDFMQPAGQLSGGQRKRLALISVLLSPADILLLDEPTNHLDNDMADWLEDYLKKWRGALIMVTHDRYFLDSVCNRIVEIDKGKIYSYQANYSGYLELKTQRQEMETASERKRQSILRVELEWIQRGARARSTKQKARIQRYEELRDRENPAQDSQMELSSISTRMGKTTVELENICKAYGDRKLIEDFSYIFLKGDRVGFIGPNGCGKSTLMKIIAGIIPQDSGQVIIGQTVKMGYYAQEIASEKNEDENEIDLSYMNPDQRVIDYVKDTAEYIQTVDGVISATVLLERFLFPPEKQYSPIGKLSGGEKKRLNLLRVLATSPNFILLDEPTNNLDIATLTILEDYLDRYEGIVVTVSHDRYFLDRTMKRIFAFEGDGKLKQYEGGYTDYVNRLAEEGRTPGETGLNQSAGAAGSTPGNSKNQESGENGTVKADSTATWKHEKKLKFSYKEQKEYETIEDDIAALEQKLEDLDNEMAANATNAAKLRELVEEKENAEKMLEEKMDRWEYLEELAAKIAGQQS from the coding sequence ATGAATCTGATTAATATAGAGAATCTGACAAAGGTCTATACCGAAAGAAAGTTATTTGATGGCGCGTCATTTTCGCTGCAGGATGGGGAGAAAGTCGGTATCATTGGCGTTAATGGAACCGGAAAGACAACACTTCTGCGGATGATCATGGGGGAAGAGGAGACAGACGAAGGAACCGTCACGACGGCTAACCATGTGGTAATGCGTTATCTGCCGCAGCATCCGGAATTTGATCCGGAAAAAAGCAGTCTGGAATGTGTACTGGAAGGAAATGTGACAGATGAAAACCGCTGGTCTGTTGAAAGTGATGCCAAGGCAATGATGACCCGGCTTGGAATTAAAGATTTCATGCAGCCTGCGGGACAATTATCCGGTGGACAAAGAAAGCGTCTGGCATTGATATCGGTACTTCTTTCCCCGGCAGATATTCTTTTGTTAGATGAGCCTACGAACCATTTAGATAATGATATGGCAGACTGGCTGGAGGATTATCTGAAAAAATGGAGAGGTGCGCTTATCATGGTAACACATGACAGGTATTTCTTAGACAGTGTGTGTAACCGGATCGTGGAGATTGATAAAGGAAAAATTTACAGTTATCAGGCGAATTACTCCGGGTATCTGGAACTAAAAACCCAGCGTCAGGAAATGGAAACAGCCAGTGAACGAAAACGTCAGTCGATCCTGCGTGTGGAACTGGAATGGATACAAAGGGGAGCAAGGGCACGTTCTACGAAACAGAAAGCACGCATCCAGCGTTATGAAGAGCTGAGAGATCGTGAAAATCCGGCGCAGGATTCACAGATGGAATTAAGTTCTATTTCTACAAGAATGGGAAAAACGACCGTGGAGCTGGAAAATATCTGTAAGGCTTATGGAGACAGAAAACTGATCGAGGATTTTTCTTATATCTTTTTGAAGGGAGACAGAGTTGGATTTATCGGACCAAACGGTTGTGGCAAGTCTACTCTGATGAAAATTATTGCAGGTATTATTCCGCAGGACTCCGGACAGGTCATTATCGGACAGACTGTGAAAATGGGATATTATGCGCAGGAAATAGCCTCAGAAAAAAATGAGGATGAAAATGAAATTGATCTGTCATATATGAACCCGGATCAGAGAGTGATCGATTATGTAAAAGATACGGCAGAATATATCCAGACTGTGGACGGAGTGATATCCGCAACCGTTTTATTGGAGCGTTTCCTATTTCCACCGGAAAAACAGTACAGTCCGATTGGAAAACTGTCAGGCGGGGAAAAGAAAAGATTAAATCTGCTCCGGGTATTGGCAACATCCCCGAACTTTATATTGCTGGATGAGCCTACAAACAACCTTGATATAGCTACGCTGACGATTTTAGAGGACTATCTGGACCGTTATGAAGGCATCGTTGTTACGGTATCGCATGACCGTTATTTCCTCGACCGGACAATGAAACGTATCTTTGCCTTTGAGGGAGACGGAAAACTGAAACAATATGAAGGCGGCTATACAGATTATGTAAACCGTCTTGCAGAAGAGGGCAGGACACCGGGAGAAACCGGACTGAATCAGTCTGCAGGTGCAGCAGGTAGTACACCGGGAAATTCAAAAAATCAGGAATCGGGAGAAAATGGAACCGTGAAAGCCGATTCGACTGCAACCTGGAAGCACGAAAAGAAACTGAAATTCAGCTATAAAGAGCAGAAAGAATACGAGACGATCGAGGATGATATTGCAGCACTCGAACAAAAGTTAGAAGATTTAGATAACGAGATGGCAGCGAATGCCACCAATGCAGCAAAGCTGCGGGAGCTGGTTGAGGAGAAAGAAAACGCAGAGAAAATGTTAGAAGAAAAGATGGACAGGTGGGAGTATTTAGAAGAGCTGGCGGCAAAGATCGCAGGGCAGCAGAGCTAG
- a CDS encoding DUF1846 domain-containing protein, which translates to MRIGFDNDKYLKIQSEHIKERISQFGDKLYLEFGGKLFDDYHASRVLPGFAPDSKLQMLMQLSDVAEIVIVISAADIEKNKVRGDLGITYDVDVVRLIGEFEKKGLYVGSVVITQFAGQNGAVQFREKLEKRGIKVYQHYKIEGYPSNIPLIVSENGFGKNDYIETTRPLVVITAPGPGSGKMATCLSQLYHENIRGTKAGYAKFETFPIWNLPLKHPVNLAYEAATADLNDVNMIDPFHLEAYGKTTVNYNRDIEIFPVLNAIFEGIYGENTYYKSPTDMGVNMAGNCIIDDEACCVASKMEIIRRYYTAVNKLVREEATENEVYKIELLMKQAKITTDDRKVTVAAKKRAEESGVPTAAIELSDGTIITSKTSDFLGASAALLLNALKYLAGIEHDEKLIRPEAIEPIQDLKVRFLGGKNPRLHTDEVLIALSLAAVSNENAKCAIEQIPALRGCQVHTSVMLSEVDIKIFKKLGVDLTSEPVRSGLKLY; encoded by the coding sequence ATGAGAATAGGATTTGATAATGACAAATATTTAAAAATTCAGTCGGAGCATATCAAAGAACGCATCAGCCAGTTCGGTGATAAGCTGTATCTGGAATTTGGTGGAAAATTATTTGATGATTACCATGCGTCGAGAGTACTGCCGGGATTTGCACCGGACAGTAAACTTCAGATGCTGATGCAGCTTTCGGATGTTGCAGAAATCGTAATTGTAATCAGTGCGGCGGATATTGAGAAAAACAAGGTGCGTGGAGACCTTGGCATTACTTATGATGTGGACGTTGTCCGTCTGATTGGAGAGTTTGAGAAAAAAGGACTCTATGTTGGAAGCGTGGTCATCACACAGTTTGCCGGACAAAATGGTGCAGTGCAGTTTCGGGAAAAACTCGAAAAACGTGGAATCAAAGTATATCAGCATTATAAGATCGAGGGGTATCCGTCGAATATTCCACTGATCGTCAGCGAGAATGGCTTTGGAAAAAATGATTATATTGAGACGACAAGACCGCTTGTGGTTATTACTGCGCCGGGGCCTGGAAGCGGAAAAATGGCAACCTGTCTTTCACAGCTTTATCATGAAAATATCCGCGGAACAAAGGCGGGCTATGCGAAGTTCGAGACATTTCCAATCTGGAACCTTCCGTTAAAACACCCGGTCAATCTTGCATATGAGGCTGCAACAGCGGATTTAAATGATGTGAATATGATTGATCCGTTCCATCTTGAGGCATATGGAAAGACAACGGTAAATTATAATCGTGATATAGAAATATTCCCTGTTTTAAATGCCATTTTTGAGGGAATTTACGGTGAAAATACCTATTACAAATCGCCGACTGATATGGGAGTAAATATGGCAGGAAACTGCATCATCGATGATGAAGCCTGCTGCGTGGCATCTAAAATGGAAATTATCAGACGTTATTACACCGCAGTGAATAAGCTGGTAAGAGAAGAAGCGACCGAAAATGAAGTTTACAAGATCGAGCTTCTAATGAAACAGGCGAAGATTACAACAGACGACAGAAAAGTTACCGTTGCCGCAAAGAAGCGTGCGGAGGAATCAGGTGTTCCGACCGCAGCAATCGAACTTTCTGATGGAACAATTATTACATCAAAAACGTCTGATTTCCTTGGAGCATCAGCGGCATTGCTTTTAAATGCTTTAAAATATTTAGCTGGAATTGAACATGACGAGAAGCTGATCCGCCCGGAGGCAATTGAGCCAATCCAGGATTTAAAAGTACGTTTCTTAGGAGGAAAGAATCCAAGACTTCATACGGACGAGGTTCTGATTGCGTTATCTCTTGCAGCAGTGTCCAATGAAAATGCGAAATGCGCCATTGAGCAGATCCCTGCACTCCGTGGCTGTCAGGTGCATACGTCGGTCATGCTTTCCGAGGTGGATATTAAGATTTTCAAAAAACTGGGGGTGGATCTGACGAGTGAACCGGTACGCAGTGGATTGAAGTTATATTAA
- a CDS encoding InlB B-repeat-containing protein yields the protein MNKLHRSRYINVVVSMMMAFLMLAAMGTTQVHAAQYTTGTIDPAELKAGDVVYRGVQLTVDRQIVVCKKCNMIWITTGTDYGTGDMKRSEVVATEAHKDHPDKVGYSEFNWYFNLDSSGPLLKNTPYTIVENANIKYKITYNTNGGSQIAEGNQTNLPDPLPAATKDGYDFVGWYTDADFTTIARPGQALTADTTLYAKWVEHRHTFRDEWSSNDTSHWHAATCEHTTEKKDEAAHVYGTAGVERYTCSVCKYVSETRKKEAEAADKSIKYTITYNTNGGSQIAEEKQTSLPDPLPAATKDGYDFAGWYTDADFTTIAQPGQALTADTTLYAKWVEHRHTFKNEWSSNDTSHWHAATCEHTTEKKDEAAHVYGTAGAERYTCSVCKYVSETRKREAEAADKKNTESKPVKVKRTEAKDAALNSKFNVKAGKTVKVTWGKVKDADGYDVYMAYCGKDKEKVVKSVKAADSLSVEISKLKKKGINQKKNIKCHVLAYKMVDGKKVTVAKSITIHAAGKKNKSVTDAKSIKLKKTSYVLAKGKKAVVKASIVKKDKKRPIINHISEFRYATSDSKVAVVSKNGKITAKGKGSCSIYVYATNGCAQKIKVVVK from the coding sequence ATGAATAAGTTACACAGAAGCAGGTACATAAATGTAGTTGTATCAATGATGATGGCATTTTTGATGCTTGCTGCAATGGGAACGACACAGGTACATGCAGCACAATATACAACGGGAACGATTGATCCTGCCGAATTGAAAGCTGGAGATGTGGTTTACAGGGGGGTTCAGTTAACGGTAGACAGACAGATTGTGGTTTGTAAAAAGTGCAATATGATATGGATTACGACGGGCACGGATTACGGTACTGGAGACATGAAACGCTCTGAGGTGGTGGCTACGGAAGCCCATAAGGATCATCCGGATAAGGTGGGGTATAGCGAGTTTAACTGGTATTTTAATCTTGACAGCTCCGGCCCATTGTTAAAAAATACGCCATATACGATCGTAGAAAATGCTAACATTAAATACAAGATTACCTATAATACAAACGGTGGCAGTCAGATAGCAGAGGGAAATCAGACGAACCTGCCAGATCCGCTGCCAGCTGCGACGAAAGATGGATATGATTTTGTCGGCTGGTATACAGATGCAGATTTTACGACGATTGCGCGGCCGGGACAGGCACTTACTGCCGACACGACTCTTTATGCAAAATGGGTAGAACACAGGCACACATTTAGGGATGAGTGGAGCAGCAATGATACGTCCCATTGGCATGCTGCCACGTGTGAACACACCACAGAAAAAAAGGATGAAGCAGCTCATGTTTATGGAACAGCAGGTGTGGAAAGATATACCTGTAGTGTCTGCAAATATGTAAGTGAAACAAGAAAAAAAGAAGCTGAGGCTGCAGATAAAAGCATTAAATACACGATTACCTATAATACAAACGGTGGCAGTCAGATAGCAGAGGAAAAGCAGACGAGCCTGCCTGATCCGCTGCCGGCTGCGACGAAGGATGGATATGATTTTGCTGGCTGGTATACAGATGCAGATTTTACGACAATCGCGCAGCCGGGACAGGCACTTACTGCCGACACGACTCTTTATGCAAAATGGGTAGAACACAGGCACACATTCAAGAATGAGTGGAGCAGCAATGATACGTCCCATTGGCATGCTGCCACGTGTGAACACACCACAGAAAAAAAGGATGAAGCAGCTCATGTTTATGGAACAGCAGGTGCGGAAAGATATACCTGTAGTGTCTGCAAATATGTAAGTGAAACAAGAAAAAGAGAAGCTGAGGCAGCAGATAAAAAGAATACGGAAAGTAAACCGGTAAAAGTAAAAAGGACAGAGGCAAAAGACGCAGCATTAAATTCGAAATTTAATGTGAAAGCAGGAAAGACGGTCAAGGTAACTTGGGGAAAAGTTAAAGATGCAGATGGTTATGATGTTTATATGGCATACTGCGGAAAAGATAAGGAAAAGGTTGTAAAGTCCGTAAAGGCAGCGGATAGTTTATCTGTTGAGATCAGCAAATTGAAAAAGAAAGGAATCAATCAGAAAAAAAATATAAAATGTCATGTTCTTGCATATAAGATGGTTGATGGCAAAAAAGTAACAGTTGCGAAATCGATCACGATACATGCAGCAGGAAAGAAGAATAAATCAGTAACAGATGCAAAAAGCATTAAACTGAAAAAGACTTCTTATGTATTGGCAAAAGGGAAAAAAGCTGTCGTAAAAGCTTCGATTGTCAAGAAGGATAAGAAACGTCCGATCATTAATCATATATCGGAATTCCGATATGCTACATCAGACAGTAAAGTGGCAGTGGTATCTAAAAATGGTAAGATCACCGCGAAAGGAAAAGGATCCTGTTCTATATATGTATATGCAACAAACGGATGTGCACAAAAAATAAAAGTTGTGGTCAAATAA
- a CDS encoding LemA family protein, producing the protein MEISVIVCLLVILLAIWIVSVRKKLAIMDENINHSMNQIGVQLSSRFDALLSLLDFTKKYAGYEAQTLTDEVNEKRCIIMETSTPEEVLRQEGVINEVLFRTQTVLEEYPGSTDENEYIKCMDAVECYEKMVQTSRLIYNDSVTKLNRELHIFPTSVLAHMLGFEKRDYLVEN; encoded by the coding sequence ATGGAAATCTCTGTAATTGTTTGTTTGCTTGTGATTTTGCTTGCCATATGGATTGTTTCTGTACGGAAAAAATTAGCGATCATGGATGAAAATATCAATCATTCCATGAATCAGATCGGAGTGCAGCTTTCGTCACGGTTTGATGCGTTACTTTCCCTGCTTGATTTTACAAAAAAATATGCAGGATACGAGGCACAGACACTTACAGATGAAGTAAATGAAAAACGGTGTATCATTATGGAAACTTCCACACCGGAGGAGGTTTTGCGACAGGAAGGTGTGATAAACGAGGTGCTTTTCCGGACACAGACGGTTTTAGAAGAATATCCGGGTTCGACTGATGAAAATGAATACATCAAATGTATGGACGCGGTAGAGTGTTATGAAAAAATGGTGCAGACCAGCCGGCTGATTTATAATGATTCGGTGACAAAATTAAACAGAGAGCTTCACATTTTCCCAACCAGTGTACTTGCACATATGCTCGGATTTGAAAAACGGGATTATCTGGTAGAAAATTAG
- a CDS encoding isomerase, translated as MKRKILAIMLSSMLAFSFTACGNTEETADGTVTNAEADVDVADTGTDAETDVAENDAADIVVDTEAADAQSEDVETDSTEDLFCLLDVPILEMPDLAGTTWSFCGGNLGGVQMTQDDYDAALEQYGGKLEIVFSDDGSTVQMVQGGGTLDGVCEYHYEDEGVRLTFDNNGTDLVYACVFADFDGLTMVALSDTSGYNAVYFVQ; from the coding sequence ATGAAAAGAAAAATTTTGGCAATTATGTTGAGTTCAATGCTGGCATTCTCTTTTACCGCCTGCGGGAATACCGAGGAGACTGCTGATGGCACAGTGACAAACGCAGAGGCAGATGTAGATGTGGCAGATACTGGCACTGATGCGGAGACCGATGTGGCAGAGAACGATGCAGCAGATATTGTTGTGGACACAGAGGCAGCAGATGCACAAAGCGAAGATGTGGAAACAGATTCTACCGAAGACTTATTCTGCCTGCTTGATGTGCCGATTTTAGAGATGCCGGACTTAGCAGGAACAACCTGGAGTTTCTGTGGGGGTAACCTTGGTGGTGTGCAAATGACACAGGACGATTATGATGCTGCATTAGAGCAGTATGGCGGAAAATTGGAGATCGTGTTTAGCGATGATGGTTCCACTGTACAGATGGTACAGGGAGGTGGAACGTTAGACGGTGTCTGTGAATATCATTATGAGGATGAAGGTGTGCGTTTAACATTTGACAATAACGGCACAGATCTGGTATACGCCTGCGTGTTTGCAGATTTTGACGGACTGACAATGGTAGCATTGTCCGATACTTCCGGATACAATGCAGTATATTTTGTACAGTAA
- a CDS encoding sensor histidine kinase has protein sequence MNLLYVTNGAAVGIFGMVLSGAFCDIHWTKEKREFLVGSIFVLLAIQGVMYLLAGAATIRYLYPVITHVPMCIALYILTKKRLWTVISVLTAYLCCQLRRWVALFIMAVFVNSETVQNVTELIVTLPLLFLLLRFVAPSVRAISNYPVSIQLQFGLIPALGYGFDYLTRVYTDLLSEGIPAAVEFMPFVCCIAYLVFVLRTSEEERKKNELEQMQSCLNLQISQAVREIEALRESQKDASTYRHDLRHHMQHLLSCIENGKIEQAEGYIHEVCAQIEAGRVKNYCENETVNLIFSSFAGRAESAGATMNIKAVVPYILPVSETDLCVLLSNALENALHACTAQEQKGTIDILAYEKNGRFFFQVTNPCRKEVAFENGVPVTDRPGHGIGVRSICAIVDRYGGMYSFLVEDNKFILRVSL, from the coding sequence ATGAATCTTCTTTATGTAACAAATGGTGCAGCAGTCGGGATATTCGGCATGGTTTTGTCCGGGGCTTTTTGTGATATTCACTGGACGAAAGAAAAACGGGAATTTCTTGTTGGAAGTATTTTTGTGCTGCTTGCCATACAGGGCGTGATGTATCTGTTGGCAGGGGCAGCGACGATCCGTTATCTTTATCCTGTGATCACACATGTCCCGATGTGTATTGCCCTTTACATTTTAACGAAAAAACGTCTGTGGACAGTGATTTCCGTGCTGACTGCTTATCTCTGCTGTCAGCTTCGCAGGTGGGTGGCACTTTTTATAATGGCTGTGTTTGTGAACAGTGAAACGGTGCAAAATGTGACGGAACTGATTGTTACACTGCCGTTATTATTTCTTTTACTGCGCTTTGTGGCACCCTCGGTGCGGGCAATATCAAATTATCCCGTGTCAATACAGCTTCAGTTCGGGTTGATTCCGGCATTGGGCTACGGCTTTGATTACCTGACGAGAGTTTATACGGATTTACTTTCAGAAGGTATACCGGCGGCAGTGGAATTTATGCCGTTCGTCTGCTGTATTGCTTATCTGGTGTTTGTGCTTCGTACTTCAGAGGAGGAGCGGAAGAAAAATGAACTTGAGCAGATGCAGAGCTGTCTGAATCTCCAGATTTCCCAGGCGGTCCGCGAGATTGAGGCTTTGAGGGAGTCGCAGAAAGATGCCAGTACCTACCGGCATGATTTAAGACATCATATGCAGCATCTGTTATCATGTATCGAGAATGGAAAAATTGAACAGGCAGAAGGCTACATTCATGAAGTATGTGCGCAGATTGAGGCAGGCAGGGTAAAAAATTACTGTGAGAATGAGACGGTCAATCTTATTTTTTCCTCTTTTGCAGGAAGGGCGGAAAGTGCTGGTGCCACAATGAACATAAAAGCGGTGGTACCATATATTCTTCCGGTTTCGGAGACAGATTTGTGTGTGCTTTTATCAAATGCGTTAGAAAATGCACTCCATGCGTGTACAGCACAGGAGCAGAAGGGAACGATAGATATTTTAGCGTATGAGAAGAACGGGAGGTTCTTTTTTCAGGTCACGAATCCATGCAGAAAAGAAGTAGCATTTGAAAACGGTGTTCCGGTTACCGACCGGCCGGGGCATGGAATCGGCGTACGCAGTATTTGTGCAATTGTTGACCGGTATGGTGGTATGTACAGCTTTCTGGTAGAAGATAATAAATTTATTTTACGCGTTTCTTTATAA
- a CDS encoding LytR/AlgR family response regulator transcription factor → MLKIAFCDDDLEILKELGILLDKYKKERDEDLTYTVFQSPLELLAAIEKGFSFDILFLDILMPGENGIETAKEIRQYDNNMKIIFLTSSPEFAVQSYTVGAYFYQLKPVWEESFFRLMDSVLAECTKTQENSLILRSKEGITRIDLEKLEYCEVIGRTLFFHLGNGKVFESVGSLDDLFLQLKPYGNFLRPHRSFLVNMDYIQNISYRAIKLISLAEIPIPHGKCSEIKNKYLEYAFNRKQVFLS, encoded by the coding sequence ATGCTGAAAATAGCATTTTGTGATGATGATTTAGAGATATTAAAAGAACTTGGTATCTTATTGGACAAATATAAAAAAGAAAGAGACGAAGACCTTACCTATACGGTATTTCAGAGTCCCTTAGAGTTACTGGCCGCGATTGAGAAAGGGTTTTCCTTCGATATTTTATTTTTGGACATTTTAATGCCGGGGGAAAACGGAATTGAGACTGCAAAAGAAATCAGACAGTATGATAATAATATGAAAATTATTTTTCTTACCTCATCTCCGGAGTTTGCAGTACAGTCTTATACGGTCGGGGCATATTTTTATCAGTTAAAGCCAGTCTGGGAGGAAAGCTTTTTCCGGCTGATGGATTCCGTGCTTGCAGAGTGCACAAAGACACAGGAAAACAGTCTGATTCTGCGGAGCAAAGAAGGAATTACAAGAATTGACCTTGAAAAGTTAGAATATTGTGAAGTGATAGGACGGACGCTCTTTTTTCATCTCGGAAATGGAAAAGTATTTGAGAGTGTCGGCAGTTTAGACGATTTATTTTTGCAGTTAAAGCCTTATGGCAATTTTTTACGGCCACATCGGTCATTTCTGGTAAATATGGATTATATACAGAATATTTCTTACCGTGCAATTAAACTGATAAGTCTTGCAGAAATACCAATCCCGCATGGGAAATGCTCGGAGATAAAGAATAAATATCTCGAGTATGCGTTTAACAGAAAGCAGGTATTTTTATCATGA